DNA from Streptomyces luteogriseus:
GGTAGAGGGACTCCTCGCCGCCGTGCGCCGGCACCCATGCCTTGTCCTGCTTCACCAGGGCGTCGCACGCCTCGATGAACGTCTCGACCGGCAGCTCGGGCATCGCGAGCCGGCGGGCGGAGCGCTGGAAACGCTCGGCGTTCTTCTCGGGGCGGAAGGTGGCGACGGACCCGTCGGGCTGGCGGTAGGCCTTCAGGCCCTCGAAGATCTCCTGCGCGTAGTGCAGGACCGTGGTGGCGGGGTCGAGGGAGATCGGCGCGTACGGCACGAGCTGCCCGTCGTGCCAGCCGCGGCCCTCCGTCCACTTGATCGTCACCATGTGGTCGGTGAAGTGGCGGCCGAACCCGGGGTTGGCCAGGATCCCCTCGCGTTCCGCGGCGGAGAGCGGGTTGGCGGAGGGCTTGAGCTCGATCGTGGGCGTCGTCATGGGTTGATGTCCTTCACCGGTTGTAGTGACGGGCCGCGCTCGGTACTGCTCTGATGGTGACCAGTGCTAGGACGTCCGAGCATTCCCTCATTCCGCGGCCTCGCGTTCGATTATCGCCCGGGGGCGGCGGCGGAAGGAACGGGGTGATTGCGGCCCGGTGGTCGATGGTGGCACCCGGCGGGAACATGCGGAAGCCGCCGGGCGCTGATGCGACCCGGCGGCTTGCGGTGTGCAGCGGCGGGTCAGCCGGCTACGCGTACGGCGAGCGCGTCGCCGATCTCCGAGGTGGAGCGGGCGGGCTTGCCGGTGCGCTCCGCGAGGTCGGCGGCGACCGCGTCGTCGATGCGGGCGGCCTCGGCCTCGTAGCCGAGGTGGCGCAGGAGCAGGGCGACGGACAGCACGGTGGCGGTCGGGTCGGCCTTGCCCTGGCCGGCGATGTCCGGGGCCGAGCCGTGCACGGGCTCGAACATCGAGGGGAAGTCGCCGGAGGGGTTGATGTTCCCGCTGGCGGCGACGCCGATGCCGCCGGAGACGGCCGCGGCGAGGTCGGTGACGATGTCGCCGAAGAGGTTGTCCGTGACGATCACGTCGAAGCGCTCGGGCTGCGTGACGAGGTAGATCGTCGCCGCGTCCACGTGCATGTACTCGGTGGTGACCTCGGGGAACTCCTCGGCCACCTTGTTGAAGACGTTCGTCCACAGGTGACCGGCGAAGGTCAGCACGTTGTTCTTGTGGATCAGTGCCAGCTTCTTGCGGGGACGGGCCTGGGCACGGGCGAAGGCGTCGCGGACCACGCGCTCGACACCGAAGGCCGTGTTCACGGAGACCTCGGTGGCGACCTCGTGCTCGGTGCCCTTGCGGATCGTGCCGCCGTTGCCGGTGTACGGGCCCTCGGTGCCCTCGCGGACCACGACGAAGTCGATCTGCGGCTCGCCGGCGAGCGGGGTGGCGACACCCGGGAGGAGCTTCGACGGACGCAGGTTGACGTGGTGGTCGAAGGCGAAGCGGAGCTTGAGCAGGAAGCCGCGCTCCAGAACGCCGGACGGCACGGACGGGTCGCCGATCGCGCCGAGCAGGATGGCGTCGTGCCGCTTCAGGGCGTCGAGGTCGGCGTCGGTGAGGGTCTCACCGGTGGCGTGGTAGCGCCGGGCGCCGAAGTCGTACTCCTCCGTCTCCAGCTTCACATCCTGCGGAAGGACGGCGGAGAGGACCTTCAGGCCTTCGGTCACGACCTCCTGGCCGATGCCGTCACCGGGGATCACTGCGAGATTGATGCTGCGAGACATGCGGGCACCCTACTCCTCGTCCCATGGGATGACATTCGGTGTCCGTGATGCGGACAGGCGGGAGGCGTCCGGCCGGGTGACGGCACGCGTCCGTCGGGTGCCGTTCACCCGTTTGTGGTGCGGCCGTTGGCCTCTGCTGGGAAGTTCACTGGACATGGAGATCCCCCACTTCGGCATCCCGCCCGAGCTCGCCGGCCGGATGAGCATGGCGGAGCAGCACGAGTACTTGCGGACCCGGCTGTCGCGGCGGCGCACGCTGGTGACGGCGGGCGCGGTGGCGAGCGGACTGCTGACCGGCTGCTCCGGCTCCTCCTCCGGCTCCCGTTCCGGGCAGGCCGGCGCCACGGCGACGGGCAGCCCGTCCCCGAGCACGTCGCAGGCACCCGGCTCCCTCGTCACTCCCTTCGGCCGCCATCTCGCCTTCGGCGCCGACCCCAGGACGCAGATGCGGATCTCCTGGCAGGTGCCGCTCGCGGTGCGGAAGCCGTACGTGCGGGTGGGGCTGCGTCCCGACGACCTCGGCCGCAAGGTGGAGGCGGAGCTGCGCGATCTGCACACCCCGGAGCTGAAGGGCATCCGGGCGGCGGTGGACCAGTACTACCTGCACGCCGCGCTGGACGGCCTCCGTCCGGGCACGACGTACTACTACGGCGTCGGCCACGAGGGCTTCGACCCGGCCTCCCCACGGCATCGGTCGACCGTCACGTCCTTCCGCACGGCACCGGCGAGCCCGCCCGGGCGGTTCGTGTTCACCGCGTTCGGCGATCAGGGCGTCGGTGACGAGGCGGCCCTCAACGACCGCACGCTGCTGCGCCGGAAGCCCGCCTTCCATCTGCACGCGGGCGACATCTGCTACGCCGACCCGACCGGCAAGGGCAAGGAGTCGGACGTCTTCGACGCGAGCCAGTGGGACCGGTTCCTGAAGCAGACCGAGCCGGTGGCTAGGGCGGTGCCGTGGATGGTGACCACCGGCAACCACGACATGGAAGCCTGGTACTCACCCGACGGCTACGGCGGCCAGCTCGCCCGGTTCTCCCTGCCGGACAGCGGCTTCGACGCGCGTACGGCACCGGGTGTGTACGCGTTCACGTACGGCAATGTGGGCGTGGTCGCGCTGGACGCGAACGACGTGTCGTACGAGATCCCCGCCAACCTCGGCTACACGGAGGGGCGGCAGACGAAGTGGCTGGACGGCAAGCTCGGCGAGCTGCGGTCCTCGAAGGACGTCGACTTCATCGTCGTCTTCTTCCACCACTGCGCGTACTCGACGTCCACGCACGCCTCCGACGGCGGGGTGCGCGCCGAGTGGCTGCCGCTGTTCGCCCGGCACGAGGTGGACCTGGTGATCAACGGGCACAACCACGTCTACGAGCGGACGGACGCCATCCGGAACGGCGAGGTGGGCCGGCCGGTGCCGGTCGGCGGAACGACGGATCCGCGGCGGGACGGGATCGTGTACGTCACCGCGGGCGGGGGCGGCAAGGAGCTGTACGGCTTCCCCGACGGCGTGAAGGAGAGCTACGAGGGGAACGCCGCCGACCACGAGCCGGTCAGCACGTTCCGGTGGACCAAGTCCCGGGACACCAAGGCGGAGTCGGCGCAGTGGTCACGGGTGCGCTACCGGGGCTTCTCGTTCCTCTCGGTGGAGGCGGAGAGTGGCGCCAGGCCGCGACTGAAGGTGTCGGCGCTGGCGTCGAGCGGTGAGCGGATCGACCACTTCGAGGTGCGGCGCGGGGCGTGAGGCCCCGCACCGCGCCTCGTCGGGCGGCTCCCGGTCCTGTGTGCGGTGCGCGGCTCAGTGGCCGCTGGATCCGCCGTTGTCCCTGCGGTCGAGGGCGCGCTGGAGCGCGGCGGCGGCGTTCTTCCGGTCGGACTCGGTCGTACGGGAGAGGTGACGGACTCGGCGGCGGACGGTCGTCTCGGCCATGGGAAATCGACTCCTTCGACAGCACGGAGTGCACAGGGAGGGATACGAGACGCCGGAGGGGGCGGGGAGCGGTGCCGCAGGGGTTGCCTGCACGGGGCCCGGCTCACGACCGCCATTCGCTTGGTCGAGCGAGACGTTCGGCTCCTACAAAGCTAAGGGAGCGCGGAGCGTCTGTCTCCACAATTACTCGGACTTCCTACTATCTGAGACGGTGGACTGGGTCACACCGTGCTGACCTGCGGTGATTTCTAGAGCACGTCGCCGTCGCGCCAGTCGAAGACCAGCTCGTGCGCGGGGTCGAGGGACCCGGCCAGGGCGGCCCGGACGTACGTGCTGCCCTCCTCCTCCGGCAGCCGGACGATGCCGTCCCGCGGGCTGAGTGCGTGCACCCGACCGGTCCACGACTCCCAGCCGCGGGAGGCGTAGAGCCGGGCCCCGTCGTCGCTCGCGGAGAGGGCGCCGAGGTCGTAGGCGCGGTCGACGACGCGTTCCAACTCCGCCATGACCCGTCCGCCGAGGCCGCCGCGGCGGACGTCGGCACGGACGGCGACGTTCTCGACGTACCCGGCCCGCATCCACCGCCCGCCGTGCCGCACCCGGCGCATCACGACAGCACCGTGCGCGGCGAGCCCGGATTCGTCGTGCACGAGGGCATGCACGCCGCCGAGACCGTGATCCCAGTCCTCGTCACCGAAGTCCCCCTCGAACGCGGCGTCCAGCAGGCCGCGCACGGCGTCGAGTTCGGCGGGGGTCAGATCGGCGGTGTGGGTGGTGCGCACTCGGGTGGTCATCGCACCAGTATGTGAAGGGACCGGGCGGCTCTCGACCGGTTATCCGGGCCCGAGGCCCGCGCCCACCGCCTCCCGGAAACCCTGTGGATCCTCCACCCACGGCAGGTGACCGGCCTGCGGGAACGTCACCCGCGTCACGTGCGGCAGGGCCCGCTCCAGCGAGTCCACCGCCGAGCGCGGCCGGATGTCCTCGGCCCCGTCGACGATGAGCACGGGCACCTCCAGGCCCGCGCAGGCGGCGTACAGGCCGGGAGTGCCGCAGACCCTCCTCGCCGCGGCGTTCAGCCGCTTGTTGCACGCGGAGTTGATCCCGAGCCAGGGGTCGGCCATCCGCTCGGCGTGCTCCGTCGCCCGGTCGGCGTCCGGGAACTCGGCCGACCAGTGCAGGACCGCCCATTCCCGCTCCCGGGCCTCGTCGCGCTTCGGCGTGTCCGTCAGCTCCCGCCGGAGGACCAGACGTTCGAGCCGCTCTCCGAGCCGGGCCCGCTGGTTCTCCTTGTACGCGCCGTGCCAGTCGCTGTCCGGGCCGATGCCTGTACCGCTGACGTAGACCAGCGTGCCGACCCTGTCCGGGTGGGCCAGTGTGTAGTGCAACGCCAGTTGCGCGCCCCAGGAGTGGCCGAGCAGCGCCGTACGGTCCAGCCCGAAGTGCCGTCGTACGGCGTCGAGATCGGCCACGAAGCGTTCGACGGTCCACGGCCCGTCGCAGGGTTCCGAGCGCCCGCAGCCGCGCTGGTCCCAGCGGATCACCGTGGCGAGGTCGCCGAGCAGTCCGGCGACGTCGTCGAACATGTCCCACAGTCCGGGGCCGCCGTGGCAGAGCACCAGGGGCGTGGCGCCCCGGCCGGAGCGCTGGGCCCACAGTCGTACGCCGTCCCCGGTGGTCACGGTCTCCGTCTTGGTCATGGCCCCAGTGTTTCCGCCGGGCATGCCGACGGGCCAGGCCTTTTCGGCCTGGCCCGTCGGGCGCCGCGGGGTGTCAGCCCATGTGCGGGTACGTGTAGTCCGTCGGCGGGACCAGCGTCTCCTTGATGGCGCGGGTCAGGGTCCAGCGCATCAGGTTCTGCGGGGCGCCGGCCTTGTCGTTGGTGCCGGAGGCGCGGCCGCCGCCGAAGGGCTGCTGGCCGACGACGGCACCGGTGGACTTGTCGTTGATGTAGAAGTTGCCGGCCGCGTAGCGGAGCTTGTCGGCCGTGTAGGCCGCCGCCGCGCGGTCGTTCGCGATGACCGAGCCGGTCAGGGCGTAGTCGGAGACGGACTCCATCTGGGTCAGCATCTCGTCGTACTTGTCGTCCTCGTAGACGTGCACGGCGATGATCGGGCCGAAGTACTCGGTGCGGAAGACCTCGTTCTCCGGGTCGGTGCACTCGATGACGGTCGGGCGCACGAAGTAGCCCACCGAGTCGTCGTAGGTGCCTCCCGCGACGATCGTGCAGGTCGGGTCCTCCTTGGCGCGGTCGATGGCGGCCTTGTTCTTGGCAAAGGCACGCTCGTCGATGACGGCGCCGATGAAGTTCGACAGGTCGGTGACGTCACCCATCTTGATGCCGTCGACCTCGGCGGCCAGCTCCTCCTTGAAGCCGGAGTTCCAGATCGAGGCGGGGATGTACGCCCGGGACGTGGCGCTGCACTTCTGGCCCTGGAACTCGAAGGCGCCGCGGGTGAACGCCGTCTTCAGGATCGCCGGGTCGGCCGACGGGTGGGCGACGAGGAAGTCCTTGCCGCCGGTCTCGCCGACGAGGCGCGGGTAGGTGCGGTACTTCTCGATGTTGTTGCCGACCGTCTTCCACAGGTACTGGAAGGTGGGGGTCGAGCCGGTGAAGTGGATGCCGGCGAGGTCGCGGTGCTCCAGGGCGACCTTGGAGACCTCGATGCCGTCACCGGTGACGAGGTTGATGACGCCCTTGGGCAGACCGGCCTCCTCCAGCAGCTGCATCAGCAGCACGGCGGCGTGGGTCTGCGTCGGGGACGGCTTCCAGACGACGACGTTGCCCATCAGGGCCGGGGCCGTCGGGAGGTTGCCCGCGATGGCGGTGAAGTTGAAGGGCGTGATCGCGTAGACGAAGCCCTCGAGCGGGCGGTGGTCCAGACGGTTCCAGACGCCCGGGGAGTTGGCCGGCGGCTGCTCGGCCAGCAGCTTGCGGGCGTAGGAGACGTTGAACCGCCAGAAGTCGATCAGCTCGCAGGGCGTGTCGATCTCGGCCTGCTGGGCGGTCTTTGACTGGCCGAGCATGGTGGAGGCGGCGAGCGTCTCGCGCCAGGGGCCGGACAGCAGCTCGGCGGCGCGCAGGATGATCGCCGCGCGGTCGTCGAAGGCCATCGCACGCCAGGCGGGCGCGGCGGCCAGGGCCGCGTCGATGGCGTCCTGGGCATCCGCTTGCGTGGCGTTGCGGTACGTGCCGAGCACGGCCTGGTGGTTGTGCGGCTGGACGACCTGGAAGGCCTCGCCGCCGCCCATCCGCTTCTCGCCGCCGATGGTGCAGGGCAGGTCGACGGGGTTGTCGGCCAGCTCCTTCAGCCGGGCCTCCAGGCGGGCCCGCTCGGGCGAGCCGGGGGCGTAGCCGTGCACCGGCTCGTTGACGGGGGTGGGGACCTGGGTCACAGCGTCCATGTTTTCCGTAACTCCTTACTGAGCGGTGATTCGGTCTCGGCCCTTGACGGGCTCCAGGCCCTTCAAGGGCTCTCGCCCCTCGAAGGGCTGTCAGCCCTTGGTGAGCATGCTCCGGGCGAAGAAGCGCAGGTTGGCCGGCTTCTCCGCGAGTCGGCGCATGAAGTAGCCGTACCAGTCGGTGCCGTACGCGGTGTACACGCGCATCCGGTGGCCCTCGGCGGCCAGCCGCAGGTGCTCGTCGGTGCGGATGCCGTAGAGCATCTGGAACTCGTACTCGTCGAGCTTGCGCCCGGCCTGGTGGGCGAGCTCCTGGCCGATCGCGATCAGGCGCGGGTCGTGGGACCCGATCATCGGGTACCCCTCCCCCTCCATCAACGTGCGCAGAATACGGACGTATGCCCGGTCGATCTCGTGTTTGTCCTGGTACGCGACCGAGGCGGGCTCCTTGTACGCACCCTTGACCAGACGGACCCGGCTGCCGCTCGCGGCCAGGCGGCGGGCGTCGGCCTCGGTGCGGAACAGGTACGCCTGGATGACGCAGCCGGTCTGCGGGAAGTCCTTCCGCAGCTCCTCGTGGATGGCGAACATCGAGTCGAGGGTGGTGTGGTCCTCGGCGTCGAGCGTGACCGTGGTGCCGATCTCGGCGGCGGCCTCGACGACCGGGCGGACGTTGCTCAGGGCCAGCTCGTGGCCGCCCTCCAGTGTCTGCCCGAACATCGACAGCTTCACCGACATCTCGGCGCGGGTGCCGAGCTCCAGCGGCTTGAGCCGGTCGACGAGTTCCAGGTAGGCGTCCCGGGCGGCGGCGGCCTGCGCGGGGTTGGTGATGTCCTCGCCGACGACGTCCATCGTCAGTTCGAGGCCGTGCTCGGCGAGGTCCCGGACGACGGGGACGATGTCGTCGACGTCCTCGCCCGGGATGAAGCGGTCGACGACCTGCTTGGTCACCGGTGCCGCCGAGATCAGGCGTCGCATCCGGTCGCTGCGGGACGCGGCGAGAATCACGGGACCCAGCACGGGGCACCTCCAGAGCACAAGCAACGTGAAGGCCGGACCCCTCGCGGATGGCGCGTCGGGTACGGCACGGAGAACCACCGTGAAACCTAAGGATCCCTCCGATCGTCGGCCATCGACAGCTGTCACGCATTCGTGCCGCAGATCTCAGACAGATGTATGAGGGGCTCGGAGAAGTGCGCGACAATGCCCGGGTGACGTCGGAACACAGGGGCGACTACGAGGAGCTGGTCGACGAGATCTCGGAGCTGCTCGGCGCGCCCGCGACCCTGGAGAACCGGGACTTCGAGCTGATCGCCTTCGGCGCCTACGACAGTGAGGGCGACCTCGATCCGTCGGCCCTGGACCCGGTGCGCACCCGCTCGATCCTGACCCGCCGCTCGACGGCGGCGGTCCGGGCGTGGTTCGAGGGCTTCGGCATCACCCGGGCGACGGGCCCGGTCCGCATCCCCCCGACACCGGAGGCCGGGGTCTACCGGGGCCGGATCTGTCTGCCCGTCCGCCACCGGGGCGTGGTGCACGGCTACATCTGGCTCCTGGACGACGATCCCGGCCCGAGCGAGCGCCAGCTCACCGCCGCCATGCGGGTCACGGC
Protein-coding regions in this window:
- a CDS encoding purple acid phosphatase family protein; the encoded protein is MEIPHFGIPPELAGRMSMAEQHEYLRTRLSRRRTLVTAGAVASGLLTGCSGSSSGSRSGQAGATATGSPSPSTSQAPGSLVTPFGRHLAFGADPRTQMRISWQVPLAVRKPYVRVGLRPDDLGRKVEAELRDLHTPELKGIRAAVDQYYLHAALDGLRPGTTYYYGVGHEGFDPASPRHRSTVTSFRTAPASPPGRFVFTAFGDQGVGDEAALNDRTLLRRKPAFHLHAGDICYADPTGKGKESDVFDASQWDRFLKQTEPVARAVPWMVTTGNHDMEAWYSPDGYGGQLARFSLPDSGFDARTAPGVYAFTYGNVGVVALDANDVSYEIPANLGYTEGRQTKWLDGKLGELRSSKDVDFIVVFFHHCAYSTSTHASDGGVRAEWLPLFARHEVDLVINGHNHVYERTDAIRNGEVGRPVPVGGTTDPRRDGIVYVTAGGGGKELYGFPDGVKESYEGNAADHEPVSTFRWTKSRDTKAESAQWSRVRYRGFSFLSVEAESGARPRLKVSALASSGERIDHFEVRRGA
- a CDS encoding GNAT family N-acetyltransferase, whose product is MTTRVRTTHTADLTPAELDAVRGLLDAAFEGDFGDEDWDHGLGGVHALVHDESGLAAHGAVVMRRVRHGGRWMRAGYVENVAVRADVRRGGLGGRVMAELERVVDRAYDLGALSASDDGARLYASRGWESWTGRVHALSPRDGIVRLPEEEGSTYVRAALAGSLDPAHELVFDWRDGDVL
- a CDS encoding 3-isopropylmalate dehydrogenase; protein product: MSRSINLAVIPGDGIGQEVVTEGLKVLSAVLPQDVKLETEEYDFGARRYHATGETLTDADLDALKRHDAILLGAIGDPSVPSGVLERGFLLKLRFAFDHHVNLRPSKLLPGVATPLAGEPQIDFVVVREGTEGPYTGNGGTIRKGTEHEVATEVSVNTAFGVERVVRDAFARAQARPRKKLALIHKNNVLTFAGHLWTNVFNKVAEEFPEVTTEYMHVDAATIYLVTQPERFDVIVTDNLFGDIVTDLAAAVSGGIGVAASGNINPSGDFPSMFEPVHGSAPDIAGQGKADPTATVLSVALLLRHLGYEAEAARIDDAVAADLAERTGKPARSTSEIGDALAVRVAG
- the pruA gene encoding L-glutamate gamma-semialdehyde dehydrogenase codes for the protein MDAVTQVPTPVNEPVHGYAPGSPERARLEARLKELADNPVDLPCTIGGEKRMGGGEAFQVVQPHNHQAVLGTYRNATQADAQDAIDAALAAAPAWRAMAFDDRAAIILRAAELLSGPWRETLAASTMLGQSKTAQQAEIDTPCELIDFWRFNVSYARKLLAEQPPANSPGVWNRLDHRPLEGFVYAITPFNFTAIAGNLPTAPALMGNVVVWKPSPTQTHAAVLLMQLLEEAGLPKGVINLVTGDGIEVSKVALEHRDLAGIHFTGSTPTFQYLWKTVGNNIEKYRTYPRLVGETGGKDFLVAHPSADPAILKTAFTRGAFEFQGQKCSATSRAYIPASIWNSGFKEELAAEVDGIKMGDVTDLSNFIGAVIDERAFAKNKAAIDRAKEDPTCTIVAGGTYDDSVGYFVRPTVIECTDPENEVFRTEYFGPIIAVHVYEDDKYDEMLTQMESVSDYALTGSVIANDRAAAAYTADKLRYAAGNFYINDKSTGAVVGQQPFGGGRASGTNDKAGAPQNLMRWTLTRAIKETLVPPTDYTYPHMG
- a CDS encoding alpha/beta fold hydrolase, translated to MTKTETVTTGDGVRLWAQRSGRGATPLVLCHGGPGLWDMFDDVAGLLGDLATVIRWDQRGCGRSEPCDGPWTVERFVADLDAVRRHFGLDRTALLGHSWGAQLALHYTLAHPDRVGTLVYVSGTGIGPDSDWHGAYKENQRARLGERLERLVLRRELTDTPKRDEAREREWAVLHWSAEFPDADRATEHAERMADPWLGINSACNKRLNAAARRVCGTPGLYAACAGLEVPVLIVDGAEDIRPRSAVDSLERALPHVTRVTFPQAGHLPWVEDPQGFREAVGAGLGPG
- a CDS encoding proline dehydrogenase family protein: MLGPVILAASRSDRMRRLISAAPVTKQVVDRFIPGEDVDDIVPVVRDLAEHGLELTMDVVGEDITNPAQAAAARDAYLELVDRLKPLELGTRAEMSVKLSMFGQTLEGGHELALSNVRPVVEAAAEIGTTVTLDAEDHTTLDSMFAIHEELRKDFPQTGCVIQAYLFRTEADARRLAASGSRVRLVKGAYKEPASVAYQDKHEIDRAYVRILRTLMEGEGYPMIGSHDPRLIAIGQELAHQAGRKLDEYEFQMLYGIRTDEHLRLAAEGHRMRVYTAYGTDWYGYFMRRLAEKPANLRFFARSMLTKG